From one Phytoactinopolyspora mesophila genomic stretch:
- a CDS encoding glycoside hydrolase family 65 protein produces MIREPGYPSDPWHITETELDLEVLAQSESVFALSNGHIGLRGNLDEGEPHGLPGSYLNSFYELRPLPHAEAGYGYPEQGQTIVNVTNGKLIRLLVDDEPFDVRYGELRSHQRELDLRAGTLERSVDWVSPAGRAVRVHSTRLVSFTHRAVAAICYEVEPLDGKARLVVQSGLVANEELPVAKSDPRVAAVLREPLQSEQHIANGEGGLLIHHTKASGLRMAAGMTHVVDSPKDVVVNTESFSDWVRTTIACVLRPGQRLRVIKLIAYGWSSQRSLPALRDQVGAALASAKLAGWDGLLQDQREYLDDFWDAGDVRVEGDPEVQQAVRFGMFHVLQAGARNEMRPIAAKGLTGPGYDGHVFWDTEMFALPVLIYTKPQAAVEVLRWRHATLDLARERARTLGLKGAAFPWRTIRGHETSGYWPAGTAAFHISAGIADATIRYVQATGDEEFEREAGVELLVETARLWRSLGHYDRHGAFHIDGVTGPDEYSAIANDNVYTNLMAQRNLLGAADAVARHSDVAAELGVEHSEAESWREAANALVIPYDHELGVHQQSEGFTRFQEWDFAGTNPEEYPLLLTHPYFDLYRRQVLKQADLVLAMHWRGDMFSPDEKARNFQYYEARTTRDSSLSACTQAVLAAETGHLELAYDYLGEAALTDLHDTHSNTRDGVHLASLAGSWIALVAGFGGMRDHDGILSFSPRLPARLTRLDFSLLWRGFRLRVSVGSEDVTYYLRDGDHEPGKRLELFHHGTSVTVEEGSPATLPIPSAPRAESEPVQPVGRAPVRRHSAVTPADVSVQP; encoded by the coding sequence ATGATTCGTGAACCCGGATACCCGTCGGATCCGTGGCACATCACCGAGACGGAGCTAGACCTCGAGGTCCTCGCCCAGTCCGAATCGGTGTTCGCCCTGTCCAACGGTCACATCGGGCTACGCGGCAATTTGGACGAAGGGGAGCCCCATGGGCTTCCTGGCAGCTACCTGAACTCGTTCTACGAACTCCGGCCGTTGCCGCACGCCGAGGCCGGCTACGGCTACCCGGAGCAAGGCCAGACGATCGTCAACGTCACCAACGGCAAGCTGATCAGGCTTCTGGTCGACGACGAGCCGTTCGACGTCCGCTATGGCGAGTTGCGCTCCCACCAGCGTGAACTCGACCTGCGTGCCGGGACGCTGGAGCGCAGCGTCGACTGGGTCTCTCCAGCCGGCCGCGCCGTCCGGGTGCACTCCACCCGTCTTGTCTCGTTCACCCACCGCGCGGTTGCTGCGATCTGCTACGAAGTGGAGCCGCTGGACGGCAAAGCCCGGCTGGTCGTCCAGTCTGGCCTGGTGGCCAACGAAGAACTCCCGGTGGCGAAGTCGGACCCTCGAGTGGCGGCGGTGCTGCGTGAGCCGTTGCAGTCCGAGCAGCATATCGCCAACGGCGAGGGTGGACTGCTGATCCACCACACCAAAGCCAGTGGCCTGCGTATGGCGGCCGGGATGACGCACGTCGTCGACAGCCCCAAGGACGTCGTGGTCAACACCGAGTCCTTCTCCGACTGGGTGCGCACCACGATCGCCTGTGTTCTCCGTCCCGGCCAGCGCCTGCGGGTGATCAAACTGATCGCCTACGGATGGTCGAGTCAGCGCTCCCTGCCCGCGCTGCGTGATCAGGTGGGCGCGGCCCTGGCCTCTGCCAAGCTCGCCGGCTGGGACGGCCTGCTCCAGGACCAGCGCGAGTATCTCGACGATTTCTGGGATGCCGGCGACGTGCGAGTGGAAGGCGACCCCGAGGTCCAGCAGGCCGTGCGCTTCGGGATGTTCCACGTGCTTCAGGCCGGTGCCCGCAACGAGATGCGTCCGATCGCCGCCAAAGGGCTCACCGGGCCGGGGTACGACGGCCACGTGTTCTGGGACACCGAGATGTTCGCCCTGCCGGTCCTCATCTACACCAAGCCACAGGCGGCGGTCGAGGTGCTGCGCTGGCGGCACGCCACGCTGGATCTCGCGCGAGAACGCGCTCGCACCCTGGGCCTGAAGGGCGCGGCATTCCCCTGGCGCACCATCCGGGGCCATGAGACATCGGGCTACTGGCCGGCAGGCACCGCGGCGTTCCACATCAGCGCCGGAATCGCCGACGCCACCATTCGCTACGTCCAGGCCACCGGCGACGAGGAGTTCGAACGGGAAGCCGGCGTGGAGTTGCTGGTGGAGACCGCCCGGCTGTGGCGCTCGCTCGGGCACTATGACCGGCACGGGGCGTTCCACATCGACGGCGTCACCGGTCCCGACGAATACTCGGCGATAGCCAACGACAACGTCTACACGAACCTCATGGCACAGCGGAACTTGCTGGGCGCCGCCGACGCCGTGGCCAGGCATAGCGACGTGGCCGCCGAACTCGGCGTCGAGCACAGCGAAGCTGAATCCTGGCGAGAAGCCGCGAACGCTCTGGTGATTCCTTACGACCACGAACTCGGTGTGCACCAGCAGTCAGAAGGCTTCACCCGGTTCCAGGAGTGGGACTTCGCCGGCACGAACCCCGAAGAGTATCCGCTGCTGCTCACCCACCCATACTTCGATCTCTACCGGCGCCAGGTGCTCAAGCAGGCCGACCTGGTTCTGGCTATGCACTGGCGTGGCGACATGTTCAGCCCCGACGAGAAAGCCCGGAATTTCCAGTACTACGAAGCCAGAACTACCCGGGACTCCTCACTTTCGGCTTGCACCCAGGCGGTGCTGGCGGCTGAGACGGGTCACCTGGAGCTCGCGTACGACTACCTGGGTGAAGCGGCTTTGACCGACCTGCACGACACCCACTCCAACACGCGTGACGGCGTACACCTCGCATCTCTCGCCGGGTCCTGGATCGCATTGGTCGCGGGCTTCGGCGGGATGCGCGATCACGACGGCATTCTGTCGTTTTCGCCCCGGCTGCCCGCCCGGCTCACTCGACTCGACTTCTCCTTGCTGTGGCGTGGGTTCAGGCTCCGCGTCAGCGTCGGCTCCGAGGACGTCACGTATTACCTGCGCGACGGCGACCACGAACCCGGCAAGCGCCTCGAACTCTTCCATCACGGCACGTCGGTCACCGTTGAGGAAGGGAGCCCGGCGACGCTT
- a CDS encoding HAD family hydrolase produces MLSLPEHVRACLFDLDGVLTPTAVVHKAAWEETFNTFLRTHAKESGEPFVPFDAEDDYYRYVDGMARADGVRTFLQSREITLPEGFPDDPGSADTVHGLGNRKNAVLVERLREQGVEPYPGSLAYLRETVEAGLKRAVVSASANCQEVVAAAGLEDLLEVRVDGVVARQEKLRGKPHPDTFLLAAQRLGVEPEKAAVFEDAIAGVEAGRAGKFGYVVGVDRVGQADALRAAGADVVVSDLAELLDGASDDS; encoded by the coding sequence ATGCTCAGCTTGCCGGAACACGTCAGAGCGTGCCTGTTCGATCTCGACGGAGTCTTGACCCCCACCGCCGTCGTACACAAAGCTGCCTGGGAGGAGACGTTCAACACGTTCCTCCGGACCCATGCGAAAGAGTCCGGGGAGCCGTTCGTTCCCTTCGACGCCGAGGACGACTACTACCGGTATGTGGACGGCATGGCTCGCGCCGACGGAGTACGCACGTTCCTCCAGTCACGCGAGATCACGCTGCCCGAAGGTTTTCCCGACGATCCGGGCAGCGCGGATACCGTGCACGGTCTTGGAAACCGGAAGAACGCCGTCCTGGTCGAGCGACTCCGCGAACAGGGCGTCGAACCATACCCCGGTTCGCTGGCGTACCTCCGGGAGACCGTCGAGGCCGGATTGAAGCGGGCGGTGGTCTCGGCCAGCGCCAACTGCCAGGAGGTAGTCGCCGCCGCCGGCCTCGAGGACCTCCTGGAGGTCCGCGTCGACGGCGTCGTCGCCCGCCAGGAAAAGCTGCGAGGCAAGCCGCACCCCGATACGTTTCTCCTCGCGGCGCAACGCCTCGGCGTCGAGCCGGAAAAGGCCGCGGTGTTCGAAGATGCCATCGCCGGCGTAGAGGCCGGCCGGGCCGGCAAGTTCGGCTACGTGGTCGGAGTCGACCGGGTAGGACAAGCCGACGCACTGCGCGCGGCTGGTGCAGACGTCGTGGTGAGTGATCTCGCCGAATTGCTGGATGGAGCCTCAGATGATTCGTGA
- a CDS encoding choice-of-anchor B family protein, which translates to MTAKGLLNDIWGWTSPAGEEYALVGSTGGLAVVRVTDPTNPVFLGSLESQAPGDIGNLWGDVGVFENFAYYTSEIVGSEIDVVDLSVLDGLGPAPSPDTVLPAPTFRFSGGGYLSAHNIQVNEETGFAYVAGVRLEPGAANNACGLETPPRFNTLIYDLNTDPTDPDVAACLDDIGEHDFYPVVYDGPDARFQGREIVFVFDGRDRTLPVGERIGGFTEIWDATDKDNIEVLARFRVPGMVFSHAGWTTEEQDFLFINDELDELVAAGWAFSEFFAQPVDDPTNKPATGTFIVDVRQLDNPVFIERFEHDTVSLDHNFIVKDDKIYQANYTSGTRVLQIERDATGMVSLSEFAHMDTEPRLPKNILNLNQEDKFGTAFLGQWGVFPLFDSGTIVASDRNNGLIVMQLSDTPCKGMKCSR; encoded by the coding sequence ATGACTGCCAAGGGCCTGCTGAACGACATCTGGGGTTGGACGTCGCCGGCAGGAGAAGAGTATGCGCTCGTGGGGAGCACAGGCGGGCTGGCAGTCGTCCGGGTGACCGACCCGACCAACCCTGTATTCCTCGGCAGCCTTGAAAGCCAGGCACCGGGCGACATCGGCAACCTCTGGGGTGATGTGGGCGTGTTCGAGAACTTCGCCTACTACACGTCGGAGATCGTCGGGTCCGAGATCGACGTGGTCGATCTGTCGGTCCTCGACGGGCTCGGACCGGCGCCTTCGCCCGACACCGTGCTGCCAGCGCCAACCTTCAGGTTCTCGGGTGGCGGCTACCTCTCCGCCCACAACATCCAAGTCAACGAGGAGACCGGTTTCGCCTACGTTGCCGGCGTCCGTCTCGAGCCCGGCGCCGCGAACAACGCGTGCGGCCTCGAAACGCCGCCGCGGTTCAACACGTTGATCTACGACCTCAACACCGACCCCACCGATCCCGACGTGGCGGCCTGCCTCGACGACATCGGCGAGCACGATTTCTATCCGGTCGTCTACGACGGGCCGGACGCCAGGTTCCAGGGACGCGAGATCGTGTTCGTCTTCGACGGCCGCGACCGCACGCTGCCGGTCGGCGAGCGCATCGGTGGCTTCACCGAGATCTGGGACGCGACCGACAAGGACAACATCGAGGTGCTTGCTCGCTTCCGTGTTCCAGGCATGGTGTTCTCGCACGCCGGGTGGACGACCGAAGAACAGGACTTCCTGTTCATCAACGACGAGCTCGACGAGCTAGTCGCCGCCGGGTGGGCGTTCTCGGAGTTCTTCGCCCAGCCGGTCGACGATCCCACGAACAAGCCGGCCACCGGCACGTTCATCGTCGACGTCAGGCAGCTGGACAACCCGGTCTTCATCGAGCGGTTCGAGCACGACACAGTGAGTCTGGATCACAACTTCATTGTCAAGGATGACAAGATCTATCAGGCCAACTACACGTCCGGGACACGAGTGCTCCAAATCGAACGAGACGCGACCGGCATGGTCAGTTTGTCCGAGTTTGCCCACATGGACACCGAGCCACGGCTGCCGAAGAACATCCTCAACCTCAATCAGGAGGACAAGTTCGGCACCGCGTTCCTCGGGCAGTGGGGCGTCTTCCCGCTGTTCGACAGCGGCACCATTGTCGCGAGCGACCGCAACAACGGCCTCATCGTCATGCAGCTCAGCGATACACCGTGCAAAGGGATGAAATGCAGTAGGTGA
- a CDS encoding helix-turn-helix transcriptional regulator, with protein sequence MWETSGRLLRLLSLLQTRREWTGAELAGRLDVTVRTIRRDVERLRALGYPVDAARGAAGYRLGPGAEVPPLLLDDEEAVAVAMGLRTAVGGTITGIEEASVRALTKLEQLLPSRLRHRINTLQSVTVPISQGGPTVGADLLTAVATAARNHEQLRFDYVNHDGSERRRTTEPHRLVSSGRRWYLVAWDVDRDDWRTFRLDRMRPRTPTGPRFRPRDLPADDVSSFTARGISVRPYRYHAVLTLHGSLEAVTERVPPTIGVVEAIDRRRCRLETGSDSLEELAVWVALFGFEFEVHEPSELRDVIETLAGRLSRASAESSRAADTRPVR encoded by the coding sequence ATGTGGGAAACATCTGGGCGCCTGCTCCGTTTACTGTCGCTCTTGCAGACTCGCCGGGAATGGACGGGTGCCGAGCTGGCCGGCCGGCTCGACGTCACAGTCCGGACCATCCGCCGTGACGTCGAACGGCTACGGGCGCTCGGGTACCCGGTGGACGCCGCGCGAGGCGCCGCGGGTTACCGCTTGGGCCCTGGCGCCGAGGTTCCGCCCCTCCTGCTGGACGACGAGGAAGCGGTCGCCGTGGCCATGGGCCTGCGGACGGCCGTCGGGGGGACCATCACCGGCATCGAGGAAGCATCGGTCCGGGCGCTGACCAAGCTGGAGCAGTTATTGCCGTCACGGCTTCGCCACCGGATCAACACCCTCCAGTCGGTGACCGTCCCGATCAGCCAAGGCGGACCGACGGTCGGCGCCGACCTACTGACGGCGGTGGCGACCGCGGCACGCAACCACGAACAGCTGCGATTCGACTACGTGAATCATGACGGCTCCGAACGGCGACGTACCACCGAACCGCACCGGCTGGTCTCATCCGGGCGCCGCTGGTACTTGGTCGCCTGGGATGTGGACCGTGACGACTGGCGCACGTTCCGGCTCGACCGGATGCGCCCCCGCACACCCACCGGCCCGCGGTTCAGGCCTAGAGATCTTCCCGCGGACGACGTCTCCAGTTTCACCGCACGCGGCATCTCGGTGCGCCCCTATCGCTACCACGCAGTGCTCACACTGCACGGCTCACTCGAAGCGGTCACTGAGCGGGTACCCCCGACCATCGGCGTGGTCGAAGCCATCGACCGCCGACGATGCCGCCTCGAGACCGGGTCGGACTCCCTCGAGGAGCTCGCCGTGTGGGTAGCGCTGTTCGGCTTCGAGTTCGAGGTGCACGAGCCCTCCGAACTCCGCGATGTGATCGAAACACTGGCCGGACGCCTCAGCCGTGCGTCGGCGGAAAGCTCACGTGCCGCCGACACTCGTCCGGTCCGTTGA
- a CDS encoding epoxide hydrolase family protein, translating into MTNTAGIERFRIDIPQADVDDLRERLARTRWPSDIAGAGWSRGVPVDYLKDLVEYWRTTFDWRAQEAKLNAFDQYTTEIDGHDIHFVHVRSPEPNAMPLMITHGWPGSVVEFMEIVGPLTDPGRYGGDPADAFHVIAPSIPGFGFSGPTREEGWNVQRIATAWAELMRRLGYERYVVQGGDFGSQISRELSLVDRDHVAAIHVNGGFTLPFEVDEAEVAALPERDQERMAYLYGYDIAYTAIQAAKPQTLAYGLTDSPVGQAAWIVEKFKEWSDPAKDLPEDAVDIDQLLTNVSVYWFTGTAGSSAQIYRESANGWGAEPEVSDVPAGVALFTTRDVALRHVDERKNNIVHWSDYDRGGHFAAMEAPDLLIDDVREFFRVFRK; encoded by the coding sequence ATGACGAACACAGCAGGCATCGAGCGCTTCCGGATCGACATCCCACAAGCCGACGTTGACGACCTTCGAGAGCGGCTCGCGCGCACCCGCTGGCCGAGCGACATCGCCGGGGCCGGGTGGAGCCGGGGCGTCCCGGTGGACTACCTGAAGGACCTGGTGGAGTACTGGCGAACGACGTTCGACTGGCGAGCGCAAGAGGCGAAGCTGAACGCGTTTGACCAGTACACAACCGAGATCGACGGCCACGACATTCACTTCGTCCACGTTCGCTCGCCCGAGCCGAATGCCATGCCACTGATGATCACCCATGGCTGGCCGGGTTCCGTCGTCGAATTCATGGAGATCGTCGGCCCGCTGACCGATCCGGGGCGGTACGGCGGAGACCCGGCGGATGCTTTCCACGTGATCGCGCCCTCCATTCCGGGCTTCGGATTCTCCGGCCCGACGCGTGAGGAGGGGTGGAACGTCCAGCGCATCGCGACGGCATGGGCCGAACTCATGCGTCGGCTCGGGTATGAGCGCTACGTCGTTCAGGGTGGTGACTTCGGTTCGCAGATCAGCCGGGAGCTGAGCCTCGTTGACCGCGATCACGTAGCCGCCATCCATGTCAACGGAGGCTTCACGCTGCCGTTCGAGGTCGACGAGGCAGAGGTGGCGGCCCTGCCGGAGCGGGACCAGGAGCGCATGGCGTATCTGTACGGCTACGACATCGCCTACACGGCGATCCAGGCGGCCAAGCCGCAAACACTCGCCTACGGGCTGACCGACTCACCCGTCGGGCAGGCGGCGTGGATCGTCGAGAAGTTCAAGGAGTGGAGCGATCCGGCCAAGGACTTGCCCGAGGATGCCGTCGACATCGATCAGTTGCTCACCAACGTCAGCGTGTACTGGTTCACTGGCACGGCCGGCTCGTCGGCTCAGATCTACCGGGAGAGCGCGAACGGATGGGGTGCGGAGCCGGAGGTGTCCGACGTGCCAGCCGGCGTCGCCCTCTTCACGACGCGTGACGTTGCGCTGCGGCACGTCGATGAGCGCAAGAACAACATCGTGCACTGGAGCGATTACGACCGGGGCGGTCACTTCGCGGCCATGGAGGCTCCCGACCTGTTGATCGACGACGTCCGAGAATTCTTCCGGGTGTTCCGCAAGTAG
- a CDS encoding WHG domain-containing protein, with product MSNAPKDQGGTDAAVSAGPSRRERARAATIDEIKDTALKLMHEQGSTELRFSDIARQMGMTAPALYRYFADRDELLTALIVDAFDDLGNAVADAREQVPPDDLPGRFLAVGGAYRAWVNREPQRFALIFGMPVPGYVAPEEGPTTEAAQRAMTQLKSLFTEAANRGLLGEPRIQDVDDSFAACAMVKEAHAPDDSPMPPHIFQACLHCWASLHGFVTLETYGHFDFLTLEARDALFVSAVRLAATSAGFPWPEDAAAS from the coding sequence GTGTCCAATGCACCGAAAGACCAGGGCGGCACCGACGCAGCGGTCTCCGCCGGCCCATCGCGGCGGGAGCGCGCCAGAGCAGCGACGATCGACGAGATCAAAGACACGGCACTGAAGCTCATGCACGAGCAAGGCAGCACCGAGCTCAGGTTCTCCGACATCGCGCGACAGATGGGCATGACCGCACCGGCGCTGTACCGGTACTTCGCGGACCGTGATGAGCTGCTCACCGCTTTGATCGTTGACGCTTTCGATGATCTCGGCAACGCCGTGGCCGACGCTCGCGAGCAGGTGCCGCCCGACGACCTGCCCGGGCGCTTCCTCGCCGTTGGCGGCGCGTACCGGGCATGGGTAAACCGGGAGCCGCAACGCTTCGCCCTGATCTTCGGCATGCCCGTACCCGGTTACGTCGCCCCCGAGGAGGGCCCAACCACCGAGGCCGCACAACGGGCCATGACGCAGCTGAAGTCGCTGTTCACCGAGGCCGCCAACCGGGGTTTGCTCGGCGAGCCACGGATTCAAGACGTCGACGACTCCTTCGCCGCCTGCGCCATGGTCAAAGAGGCGCACGCGCCCGACGACTCGCCGATGCCGCCGCACATCTTTCAGGCGTGCCTGCACTGCTGGGCTTCACTACACGGCTTCGTGACTCTCGAGACGTACGGCCACTTCGACTTCCTGACGCTGGAAGCCCGTGATGCGCTGTTTGTCTCCGCAGTGCGGCTCGCCGCCACCTCTGCCGGCTTTCCGTGGCCGGAAGACGCAGCGGCGAGCTGA
- a CDS encoding MMPL family transporter gives MTETDQSLGSHPTSPPPKPGPLGVLAGIAFRRRGRVVAAWVLAIAAAVGLSAAFAGDFAADYSAPGSDSSQAQNLLADRFPDFAGDTVDVVVHADDVTAPDVQRDVTTLLRELSAAPHVVGADDPYAQPGHISEDGQTLTAQLRLTYDNGANVPEEDSERLLAVAEQAERPGLEVALGGESITWAEQGEIGSEGIALIAAALILLVTFGSVVAAGLPLLVALAGLGVSAMLTGLFAALIDVPDWSTALATMLGIALGIDYVLLMVTRFREWRAVGLDPERATVATLDTAGRAVLVAGTTVVVSMLGLFAMGLSFMRGAAVVTIAAVLVVMAAATTLFPAILGYLGRHVDRLRLPMGRKRPALVTEGGHVEPPRGWLWWGRVIERHRVIAAVVGVGVLLALAAPFLGARFGFPDAGNEAEGKSVRQAYDMLAEGFGDGANGPLLLAANLDEPGDDAALERLTQVIGATDGVAAVTPPIMNEGSDTAVFTVVPMTGPQDDATEQLIETLRSAVIPDAVGGTALEVYIGGVTATAIDSTDNITDRLPLLIGGVVVLSMLLLLVAFRSVVIPITAALMNLLSVAAAYGVVALALEGGWFGQLIGIDTPTPMPAFIPVLIFAVLFGLSMDYEVFLISRMRESWVRTLDNGRAIVDGLAGTGRVITAAAAIMVAVFAAFIPSDEVALKAIGVGMAAAIFIDATVVRMLLVPAVMHLFGRRNWWLPASWERRLPQLHVEGRPEVHLPAPAKHLEPVG, from the coding sequence ATGACTGAAACCGATCAGAGCCTTGGCTCGCATCCGACCTCCCCACCTCCGAAACCCGGTCCACTCGGTGTCCTGGCCGGTATAGCCTTCCGCCGGCGCGGCCGCGTCGTCGCTGCCTGGGTGCTGGCTATCGCGGCTGCCGTCGGCCTTTCGGCCGCATTCGCCGGCGACTTCGCCGCCGACTACTCCGCGCCAGGCTCGGATTCGAGCCAGGCACAGAATCTCCTGGCGGACCGTTTCCCCGACTTTGCCGGTGACACCGTGGACGTCGTCGTCCACGCCGACGACGTCACCGCGCCCGACGTCCAACGTGACGTGACCACTCTCTTGCGGGAACTGAGTGCCGCGCCGCACGTCGTGGGTGCCGACGACCCCTACGCGCAACCCGGCCACATCTCCGAGGACGGGCAGACGCTCACCGCCCAGCTCCGGTTGACCTACGACAACGGCGCCAACGTGCCCGAGGAGGACAGCGAACGGTTGCTGGCCGTGGCCGAGCAGGCCGAGCGGCCGGGGCTCGAGGTGGCTCTGGGAGGGGAATCGATCACCTGGGCCGAACAGGGCGAGATCGGCTCCGAGGGCATCGCCCTCATCGCCGCGGCGCTCATCCTGCTGGTCACGTTCGGTTCAGTGGTGGCGGCTGGGTTGCCGTTGCTCGTCGCGCTGGCCGGCTTGGGGGTCAGCGCGATGCTCACCGGTCTGTTCGCGGCTCTGATCGATGTCCCCGACTGGTCCACGGCGCTGGCCACCATGCTCGGGATCGCGCTGGGAATCGACTATGTCCTGCTGATGGTGACCCGGTTCCGGGAATGGCGCGCTGTTGGCCTCGATCCGGAGCGGGCCACGGTGGCCACACTCGACACGGCTGGCCGCGCCGTCCTGGTGGCCGGCACCACCGTCGTCGTCAGCATGCTCGGGCTGTTCGCCATGGGGCTGTCCTTCATGCGTGGCGCCGCCGTCGTGACGATCGCGGCTGTGCTCGTGGTGATGGCGGCCGCCACCACACTCTTCCCCGCGATCCTCGGGTATCTAGGCCGCCACGTCGACCGGTTGCGGCTGCCAATGGGGCGCAAACGCCCGGCGCTGGTCACCGAGGGCGGGCATGTCGAGCCACCCCGCGGCTGGCTGTGGTGGGGACGGGTGATCGAGCGGCACCGGGTGATCGCCGCTGTCGTGGGCGTGGGTGTCCTGCTGGCGTTGGCGGCTCCTTTCCTTGGGGCGAGGTTCGGCTTCCCCGACGCGGGAAACGAGGCGGAAGGAAAGTCCGTCCGGCAGGCATACGACATGCTGGCCGAGGGGTTCGGTGATGGCGCCAACGGGCCGCTGCTGCTCGCCGCCAACCTCGATGAGCCGGGTGACGACGCGGCGCTTGAACGCCTGACCCAGGTGATCGGCGCGACGGACGGTGTGGCTGCCGTGACGCCGCCGATCATGAACGAGGGGTCCGACACGGCGGTCTTCACCGTGGTGCCGATGACGGGCCCGCAGGACGATGCCACGGAGCAGCTGATCGAGACGCTGCGATCCGCCGTGATACCGGATGCGGTCGGTGGCACGGCCCTGGAGGTGTACATCGGCGGCGTGACAGCCACCGCCATAGATTCGACGGACAACATCACCGACCGGCTGCCGCTGCTGATCGGCGGCGTCGTGGTGCTGTCCATGCTGCTGCTATTGGTCGCCTTCCGTAGCGTCGTCATCCCGATCACCGCGGCACTGATGAACCTGTTGTCCGTGGCGGCCGCGTACGGCGTCGTCGCACTGGCGCTCGAGGGCGGCTGGTTCGGTCAGCTGATCGGTATCGATACACCGACGCCCATGCCGGCGTTCATTCCGGTGCTGATCTTCGCCGTGTTGTTCGGGCTGTCGATGGACTACGAGGTCTTCCTGATCAGCCGGATGCGGGAGTCCTGGGTGCGTACTCTCGACAACGGCCGGGCCATCGTCGACGGTCTGGCCGGCACCGGCCGGGTGATCACCGCGGCGGCGGCCATCATGGTCGCGGTGTTCGCGGCGTTCATACCGAGCGATGAGGTTGCCCTGAAAGCCATCGGCGTCGGCATGGCGGCGGCGATCTTCATCGACGCGACCGTGGTGCGGATGCTCCTGGTACCTGCGGTGATGCACTTGTTCGGGCGCCGCAACTGGTGGCTGCCGGCGTCGTGGGAGCGTAGGCTTCCGCAGCTGCATGTCGAAGGTCGCCCCGAGGTGCACCTGCCGGCTCCGGCCAAGCACCTCGAGCCTGTCGGCTGA
- a CDS encoding aldo/keto reductase family oxidoreductase: MTTASSTLLGGTWRLGDRTVTRFGYGAMQLAGPWVMGSPADRDGAIAVLREAITQGITHIDTSDAYGPRITNQLIREALHPYPESLLIATKVGANRNAEGGWPTERRPEDLRRQVRENLESLGVETLDLVNMRMGDATGPQPGSITEAFETLAELQQQGLIRHLGVSNVTAEQVAQARETAPIVCVQNMYNLAHRHDDPLIDKLADDGIAYVPFFPLGGFTPLQSAELSRVAARLGATPMAVALAWLLQRSANILLIPGTSKVAHLRENIAGAGLTLSAEDVAELDSISR; encoded by the coding sequence ATGACCACTGCTTCCTCCACCCTTCTCGGCGGCACCTGGCGCCTCGGCGACCGGACTGTCACCCGGTTCGGATACGGCGCCATGCAGCTCGCGGGCCCCTGGGTTATGGGATCTCCGGCGGACCGTGACGGCGCGATCGCCGTGCTGCGCGAGGCCATCACTCAAGGGATCACCCACATCGACACCAGCGATGCCTACGGGCCCCGGATCACCAACCAGCTGATCCGGGAAGCATTACACCCTTATCCGGAGTCCCTACTCATTGCCACCAAGGTCGGAGCAAACCGGAACGCCGAAGGTGGCTGGCCCACGGAGCGCCGACCTGAGGACCTACGTCGACAGGTCCGCGAGAACCTCGAATCCCTCGGAGTAGAGACTCTCGATCTGGTGAACATGCGCATGGGCGACGCGACCGGGCCTCAGCCCGGTTCGATCACGGAGGCGTTCGAGACCCTCGCCGAGCTCCAGCAGCAGGGCCTGATCCGCCACCTCGGGGTCAGCAACGTCACCGCCGAACAGGTCGCGCAAGCACGCGAGACCGCGCCGATCGTGTGCGTGCAGAACATGTACAACCTCGCCCACCGTCACGACGACCCCCTCATCGACAAGCTCGCCGACGACGGCATCGCCTATGTCCCGTTCTTCCCTCTGGGCGGTTTCACCCCGCTGCAGTCCGCGGAGCTCTCCAGGGTGGCGGCCCGCCTGGGCGCAACGCCGATGGCCGTCGCCCTGGCCTGGCTTTTGCAGCGTTCGGCGAACATCCTGCTCATTCCGGGCACCTCCAAAGTCGCGCACCTGCGCGAGAACATCGCCGGCGCCGGACTCACGCTGTCCGCGGAGGACGTGGCCGAACTCGACAGCATCAGCCGCTGA
- a CDS encoding winged helix-turn-helix transcriptional regulator encodes MATTNAAQKRARAKAEYNVFLAVCPSRQLLDRLSDKWVVLVLCALGGDGGGSPGVPASMRYSELSRLIAGVSQKMLTQTLRSLERDGLVTRTVTPTVPVTVDYALTALGLSLYQTTRQLRSWAQDHMEAVQAHRDEYDADH; translated from the coding sequence ATGGCGACAACGAACGCGGCTCAGAAGCGAGCCCGTGCCAAAGCCGAATACAACGTGTTTCTGGCAGTGTGTCCGAGCCGTCAATTGCTCGACAGGCTCTCGGACAAGTGGGTCGTGCTGGTCCTCTGCGCACTCGGTGGCGACGGCGGCGGGAGCCCCGGCGTGCCGGCTTCGATGCGATACTCGGAGCTTTCGCGTCTGATCGCCGGTGTCAGCCAGAAGATGCTCACCCAGACGCTGCGCTCTTTAGAGCGCGATGGCTTGGTCACGCGTACCGTCACCCCGACCGTTCCGGTCACCGTCGATTACGCGCTCACTGCGCTCGGTCTCTCGCTTTACCAGACCACCCGGCAGCTCCGGAGCTGGGCACAAGACCACATGGAAGCCGTCCAGGCGCACCGTGATGAGTACGACGCCGACCACTGA